A single Macaca mulatta isolate MMU2019108-1 chromosome 11, T2T-MMU8v2.0, whole genome shotgun sequence DNA region contains:
- the CDK2AP1 gene encoding cyclin-dependent kinase 2-associated protein 1 isoform X1: MEKLRTGGRGACLRSHSQEWHSWGWRQVQWGGQKRRAGSVHSPSTSMASSQYRQLLSDYGPPSLGYTQGTGNSQVPQSKYAELLAIIEELGKEIRPTYAGSKSAMERLKRGIIHARGLVRECLAETERNARS, encoded by the exons atggagaaactgaggacTGGAGGGCGGGGGGcctgtctgaggtcacacagccaggagtGGCACAGCTGGGGCTGGCGCCAAGTCCAGTGGGGAGGACAGAAAAGGAGAG ctGGGAGTGTCCACTCTCCTTCCACCAGCATGGCGTCTTCACAGTACCGCCAGCTGCTCAGTGACTACGGGCCACCATCCCTAGGCTACACCCAG GGAACTGGGAACAGCCAAGTGCCCCAAAGCAAATACGCGGAGCTGCTGGCCATCATTGAAGAGCTGGGGAAGGAGATCAGACCCACGTACGCGGGGAGCAAGAGTGCCATGGAGAGACTGAAGCGCG GCATCATTCACGCTAGAGGACTGGTTCGGGAGTGCTTAGCAGAAACTGAACGGAATGCCAGATCCTAG
- the CDK2AP1 gene encoding cyclin-dependent kinase 2-associated protein 1 isoform X3, producing the protein MSYKPNLAAHMPAAALNAGDVHSPSTSMASSQYRQLLSDYGPPSLGYTQGTGNSQVPQSKYAELLAIIEELGKEIRPTYAGSKSAMERLKRGIIHARGLVRECLAETERNARS; encoded by the exons ATGTCTTACAAACCGAACTTGGCCGCGCACATGCCCGCCGCCGCCCTCAACGCCGGTGA TGTCCACTCTCCTTCCACCAGCATGGCGTCTTCACAGTACCGCCAGCTGCTCAGTGACTACGGGCCACCATCCCTAGGCTACACCCAG GGAACTGGGAACAGCCAAGTGCCCCAAAGCAAATACGCGGAGCTGCTGGCCATCATTGAAGAGCTGGGGAAGGAGATCAGACCCACGTACGCGGGGAGCAAGAGTGCCATGGAGAGACTGAAGCGCG GCATCATTCACGCTAGAGGACTGGTTCGGGAGTGCTTAGCAGAAACTGAACGGAATGCCAGATCCTAG
- the CDK2AP1 gene encoding cyclin-dependent kinase 2-associated protein 1 isoform X2: protein MSYKPNLAAHMPAAALNAAGSVHSPSTSMASSQYRQLLSDYGPPSLGYTQGTGNSQVPQSKYAELLAIIEELGKEIRPTYAGSKSAMERLKRGIIHARGLVRECLAETERNARS, encoded by the exons ATGTCTTACAAACCGAACTTGGCCGCGCACATGCCCGCCGCCGCCCTCAACGCCG ctGGGAGTGTCCACTCTCCTTCCACCAGCATGGCGTCTTCACAGTACCGCCAGCTGCTCAGTGACTACGGGCCACCATCCCTAGGCTACACCCAG GGAACTGGGAACAGCCAAGTGCCCCAAAGCAAATACGCGGAGCTGCTGGCCATCATTGAAGAGCTGGGGAAGGAGATCAGACCCACGTACGCGGGGAGCAAGAGTGCCATGGAGAGACTGAAGCGCG GCATCATTCACGCTAGAGGACTGGTTCGGGAGTGCTTAGCAGAAACTGAACGGAATGCCAGATCCTAG
- the CDK2AP1 gene encoding cyclin-dependent kinase 2-associated protein 1 isoform X4, with translation MASSQYRQLLSDYGPPSLGYTQGTGNSQVPQSKYAELLAIIEELGKEIRPTYAGSKSAMERLKRGIIHARGLVRECLAETERNARS, from the exons ATGGCGTCTTCACAGTACCGCCAGCTGCTCAGTGACTACGGGCCACCATCCCTAGGCTACACCCAG GGAACTGGGAACAGCCAAGTGCCCCAAAGCAAATACGCGGAGCTGCTGGCCATCATTGAAGAGCTGGGGAAGGAGATCAGACCCACGTACGCGGGGAGCAAGAGTGCCATGGAGAGACTGAAGCGCG GCATCATTCACGCTAGAGGACTGGTTCGGGAGTGCTTAGCAGAAACTGAACGGAATGCCAGATCCTAG